In the Longimicrobiales bacterium genome, one interval contains:
- a CDS encoding MATE family efflux transporter, producing the protein MAKDTSRKAKSFDRSIVEGPIRGAVWKLAWPTMLQNIIGGLQGIVDHAMVGNYVGYMGNAAIGVSWQIFLVVVVFISSLFTGMGVLVARFTGANEPEKVNRTVYQAFLTSVMLVVGVMAPVGYFASPMLLNLVNAAPEVQVQALPYLRIMFMFSFGMLMFFMLGGALRSAGDAKTPLRLGIAMTLLNIALNVVFIRGFGPIPAFGTTGAAMGTVIAGATVSIYALVRLMSGTWVVQFHRGMNWRPDWVVIKQLFKFGLPTGIQGVAMNVGGVFLLAFIGSLAMSAQAQAAYVVSYTQLFSFITWTSVGIMGATAAVAGQNLGAGKPDRTAKSVNVAAGFGLMLAAGIGVTFILIPELLLGIFGMDDNVVLEIAVELLRYLAVSGLFITVALAYTGGLQGTGDTKSPMYISILSQLVIPLGMCFLIKTFGTLEPHHIWMAIVSGHFARAALSVVIFRREKWRDIEVDIGTSEL; encoded by the coding sequence TTGGCCAAAGACACCTCTCGTAAAGCAAAGTCCTTCGATCGATCGATCGTCGAAGGTCCCATCCGCGGTGCCGTATGGAAGCTCGCGTGGCCCACGATGCTGCAGAACATCATCGGTGGGCTCCAGGGTATCGTCGATCATGCTATGGTCGGGAACTACGTCGGCTACATGGGCAATGCCGCGATCGGCGTGTCGTGGCAGATCTTCCTAGTGGTCGTCGTCTTCATCAGCTCGCTGTTCACGGGCATGGGGGTGCTCGTGGCGCGCTTCACCGGCGCGAACGAACCGGAGAAGGTGAATCGAACGGTCTATCAGGCGTTCCTGACATCAGTGATGCTCGTCGTGGGTGTGATGGCACCGGTTGGGTACTTCGCGTCACCGATGCTTCTGAACCTGGTGAACGCAGCACCCGAGGTGCAGGTCCAAGCACTCCCTTATCTGCGCATCATGTTCATGTTCTCCTTCGGCATGCTGATGTTCTTCATGCTCGGTGGAGCCCTGCGGTCCGCGGGTGACGCCAAGACGCCCTTGCGGCTCGGTATTGCGATGACGCTGCTGAACATCGCGCTGAACGTCGTATTCATCCGCGGCTTCGGCCCCATTCCAGCGTTCGGCACCACCGGCGCGGCGATGGGCACCGTGATCGCGGGTGCGACCGTGAGTATCTACGCGCTAGTACGGCTGATGAGTGGAACGTGGGTGGTCCAGTTCCACCGTGGCATGAACTGGCGTCCCGACTGGGTGGTCATCAAGCAGCTCTTCAAGTTCGGGCTCCCGACCGGAATTCAGGGTGTGGCTATGAACGTGGGTGGTGTCTTCCTTCTGGCGTTCATCGGCTCCTTGGCCATGAGCGCGCAGGCACAGGCCGCGTACGTGGTCAGCTACACGCAGCTCTTCTCCTTCATCACGTGGACATCCGTGGGCATCATGGGTGCGACGGCTGCGGTCGCGGGTCAGAACCTCGGAGCGGGGAAGCCCGACCGTACTGCGAAGTCGGTCAACGTGGCAGCCGGGTTTGGTCTCATGCTCGCGGCTGGAATCGGGGTGACCTTTATTCTGATCCCTGAACTGCTATTGGGCATCTTCGGCATGGACGACAACGTCGTGCTCGAGATCGCCGTTGAACTCCTCCGATACCTCGCGGTGTCTGGTCTCTTCATCACGGTGGCACTCGCATACACGGGCGGCCTGCAGGGCACCGGTGACACCAAGAGTCCGATGTACATATCGATTCTGTCGCAGCTCGTAATTCCGCTCGGCATGTGCTTCCTGATCAAAACGTTCGGCACCCTCGAGCCACATCACATCTGGATGGCGATCGTCTCCGGACACTTCGCTCGCGCGGCGCTCAGCGTGGTGATCTTCAGGCGAGAGAAGTGGCGTGATATCGAGGTCGATATCGGGACGTCTGAACTCTGA
- a CDS encoding class I SAM-dependent methyltransferase, whose protein sequence is MKEYDREYFERWYRGRFAAIGSAPTLKRKIATCVAMAEFVLDRPLQSILDIGCGEGRWQPVLYELRPDASYIGIDSSRYAVDRFGTERNLRMGKFEQLEYHVFEDRFDLVVCSDVMHYLTSAQIDAGLPVLADLVEGVAFLETFTRADEVEGDMVGFKKRQPGTYREMFREVGLVPIGMQFYVPDDVADILDALEVPG, encoded by the coding sequence GTGAAAGAATATGACCGTGAGTATTTCGAGCGATGGTACCGCGGCCGCTTCGCGGCGATCGGTTCTGCACCGACGCTGAAGCGGAAGATCGCTACGTGTGTCGCGATGGCTGAGTTCGTCCTGGATCGGCCGCTCCAGAGCATACTGGACATTGGGTGCGGTGAGGGCCGTTGGCAGCCCGTTCTGTATGAGCTGAGGCCAGACGCGAGCTACATCGGGATCGACTCGAGTCGCTACGCGGTGGACCGTTTCGGGACCGAACGAAACCTCCGCATGGGCAAGTTTGAGCAGCTTGAGTATCACGTCTTCGAAGACCGCTTCGACCTGGTAGTCTGCTCGGATGTAATGCACTACCTGACGAGCGCGCAGATCGACGCGGGCCTTCCGGTTCTCGCAGACCTTGTCGAGGGCGTTGCTTTCCTGGAGACGTTCACCCGAGCCGATGAGGTGGAAGGGGATATGGTCGGCTTCAAGAAGCGCCAACCCGGCACCTACCGGGAGATGTTCCGGGAGGTAGGTTTGGTGCCCATCGGGATGCAGTTCTACGTCCCTGACGACGTCGCCGACATCTTGGACGCTTTGGAAGTCCCGGGCTGA
- a CDS encoding M20/M25/M40 family metallo-hydrolase has product MRSFVRLTHLSAAVVALVIFVPRAADAQSLATDDPVLRAIWAEGMNNSQFEPLAQALLDSVGPRLTASPGIEAAQGWAVKTLQGWGVEAKTEQYGTWEGWARGVSHVDLISPRVRSLEGRILAWSPGTDGRPVEGEVTALPVIDSPGDWEAFLGTVSGKWVMMSYPETSCRANEQWAEFGAPGSAQRYAQERSMGQRRWAQSLAATGSQDGRRRDLHAALEEAGAAGIITSQWPGSYGTTRVFNAYNRDSPTFELGCEDYSLVHRLTANGQNPVLRLTAEAENRGEVPVFNVVGEIRGTERPDEYVMLSAHFDSWEGGSGATDNGSGSVLMMETMRILRSTYPNPKRTILIGLWSGEEQGLNGSRAFSEDHPEVVAGLQGLFNQDNGTGRIVNMNAQGLTEAYGSLARWIGQVPAEVTRGLSHNLGSPGSGGSDYASFICHGAPAFNLGALGWDYGSHTWHTHRDTFDKLVFDDLRNNAVLTASLVYLASEDDEFTDRTQRTEIQGRGGQQGSWPACSLAVRSSSTSPRMQ; this is encoded by the coding sequence ATGCGTAGCTTTGTTCGTTTGACTCACCTGTCGGCTGCGGTTGTGGCCTTGGTGATTTTTGTCCCTCGTGCGGCGGACGCTCAGTCGCTCGCGACCGACGATCCGGTTCTTCGTGCCATTTGGGCCGAAGGCATGAACAACTCCCAATTCGAGCCCCTCGCGCAGGCGTTGCTCGACTCGGTCGGGCCGCGACTTACTGCGTCGCCAGGCATCGAGGCCGCTCAGGGCTGGGCCGTAAAGACGCTTCAAGGCTGGGGCGTCGAAGCCAAGACCGAGCAGTATGGGACTTGGGAAGGTTGGGCGCGCGGCGTAAGCCACGTCGACCTGATCTCGCCACGGGTCCGCTCGCTAGAAGGCCGCATTCTCGCATGGAGCCCCGGCACTGACGGCCGACCGGTCGAGGGTGAAGTCACTGCTCTTCCGGTGATCGATTCGCCGGGAGACTGGGAAGCGTTTCTCGGCACGGTGAGCGGGAAGTGGGTCATGATGTCCTACCCAGAGACGTCGTGCCGAGCCAACGAGCAGTGGGCCGAATTTGGTGCACCCGGCTCTGCGCAGCGTTACGCACAGGAGCGTTCAATGGGACAGCGCCGCTGGGCGCAGAGCCTAGCGGCAACGGGTTCGCAGGACGGCCGTCGCCGTGATCTGCACGCGGCGCTGGAGGAAGCCGGCGCTGCGGGGATCATCACGTCACAGTGGCCGGGATCGTACGGCACGACGCGGGTCTTCAATGCCTACAATCGTGACTCCCCTACGTTCGAGCTTGGGTGCGAGGACTACAGCCTCGTGCATCGCCTGACCGCGAACGGTCAGAACCCGGTGCTGCGCCTGACGGCAGAGGCCGAGAACCGTGGAGAGGTCCCGGTCTTCAACGTGGTCGGCGAGATCCGCGGGACCGAGCGCCCAGATGAGTACGTGATGCTGTCCGCCCACTTCGACTCCTGGGAAGGCGGATCCGGGGCCACGGATAACGGGTCCGGTTCTGTTCTCATGATGGAGACGATGCGGATTCTCCGGAGCACGTACCCGAACCCAAAGCGGACCATTCTCATCGGTCTGTGGAGCGGTGAAGAGCAGGGGCTGAACGGTTCTCGCGCGTTCTCCGAGGACCATCCTGAGGTTGTTGCAGGCCTCCAGGGGCTCTTTAACCAAGACAACGGTACGGGCCGAATCGTGAACATGAATGCTCAGGGGCTGACCGAAGCGTATGGCTCCCTGGCGCGCTGGATCGGGCAGGTGCCGGCAGAGGTCACGAGAGGCCTTTCGCACAACTTGGGCAGCCCGGGCAGTGGAGGTTCAGACTATGCGTCGTTCATCTGCCACGGTGCGCCCGCTTTCAACCTCGGAGCATTGGGTTGGGATTACGGCTCTCACACCTGGCACACGCACCGGGACACGTTCGACAAGCTCGTTTTCGACGACTTGCGGAATAACGCAGTGCTGACTGCGTCTCTGGTGTACCTCGCGTCTGAGGACGATGAATTCACGGACCGGACGCAACGTACGGAGATCCAGGGCCGTGGGGGCCAGCAGGGATCGTGGCCGGCCTGCTCGCTCGCGGTCCGCAGCTCCAGTACGAGTCCGCGGATGCAGTAG
- a CDS encoding CoA-acylating methylmalonate-semialdehyde dehydrogenase: MIQNYLGGAWREASATESLPIRNPATGEEIGRVPLSTASDVDAAVQAAKAAFPAWRSTPSPERARVMFRFRALLEEHKEELATQLTIEHGKIIAETRGEVQRGIENVEHACGIPTLMMGDTIEEISSGIDSASWRQPLGVFSVITPYNFPVMIPLWFWPYAVATGNTVVLKPSEQDPLTHQKIVELAEQAGLPPGVLNVVHGGQQVVESICDHPDIVGVSFVGSSRVAEIVYKRAANAGKRVQTLGGAKNYLIVLPDADMDATLDACAGSIFGSTGQRCLAGSVVVGVGDAHPQIRERLMDYASSIRLGDGLVPGTDMGPVISAPHRDRVNAFIDQGVADGATLSLDGRDASVEGFENGYWIGPSVFEDVAPDISIGTEEIFGPVATINRAKTVDEAIAMMQASRYGNACSLFTNNGGAAREFRYQAGISMIGINIGVAAPMAFFPFGGSKGSFFGDLKAQGRDAIAFYTDQRVVISRWSNVSADPHHPKES; the protein is encoded by the coding sequence ATGATTCAGAACTATTTGGGCGGAGCCTGGCGCGAAGCCTCGGCGACCGAGTCGCTTCCCATCAGAAATCCAGCCACGGGAGAGGAGATCGGGCGAGTCCCGCTTTCCACTGCTTCCGATGTCGACGCAGCAGTTCAGGCTGCGAAAGCGGCGTTTCCGGCGTGGCGGTCCACGCCATCTCCGGAGCGTGCGCGCGTCATGTTCCGGTTCAGGGCACTCCTGGAAGAGCACAAGGAGGAGCTCGCCACGCAGCTGACAATCGAGCACGGCAAGATCATCGCGGAGACGCGCGGTGAGGTTCAGCGTGGCATCGAGAACGTCGAGCATGCGTGTGGTATCCCCACGCTCATGATGGGCGACACGATCGAGGAGATCTCGAGCGGAATCGACTCGGCTTCGTGGCGGCAGCCCCTAGGGGTATTTAGCGTGATCACGCCGTACAATTTCCCGGTGATGATCCCGCTCTGGTTCTGGCCTTACGCGGTCGCTACCGGCAACACAGTCGTTCTGAAACCCAGCGAGCAGGACCCGCTAACACACCAGAAGATCGTAGAGCTGGCAGAACAAGCCGGCCTACCGCCCGGTGTCCTCAACGTGGTCCACGGTGGGCAGCAGGTCGTAGAGTCGATCTGTGATCACCCAGACATCGTCGGTGTCTCATTCGTTGGCTCGAGTCGCGTTGCGGAGATCGTGTACAAACGTGCGGCGAACGCGGGGAAGAGAGTCCAGACGCTGGGCGGAGCGAAGAACTACCTCATCGTTCTTCCTGATGCGGATATGGATGCGACGCTCGACGCATGTGCCGGGTCGATCTTCGGTTCGACGGGTCAACGGTGTTTGGCAGGGAGCGTGGTCGTGGGAGTGGGCGATGCTCACCCACAGATCCGCGAGCGTCTCATGGACTACGCCTCATCAATTCGGCTTGGAGACGGTCTGGTGCCCGGGACCGACATGGGCCCTGTCATTTCGGCGCCGCACCGAGATCGTGTGAACGCCTTCATCGACCAGGGGGTGGCCGACGGAGCAACGCTCTCGCTCGATGGCAGGGACGCCTCGGTAGAGGGTTTCGAGAACGGCTATTGGATCGGCCCCTCGGTCTTCGAGGACGTGGCGCCCGACATCTCCATCGGGACCGAGGAGATCTTCGGACCGGTCGCGACCATCAATCGCGCGAAGACTGTCGACGAAGCCATCGCCATGATGCAGGCGAGCCGGTACGGTAACGCGTGTTCGCTCTTCACCAACAATGGTGGCGCGGCTCGTGAATTCAGATATCAGGCCGGTATCAGTATGATCGGCATCAACATCGGTGTCGCGGCACCCATGGCCTTCTTCCCGTTTGGCGGCTCGAAGGGGTCGTTTTTCGGTGACCTGAAAGCCCAAGGCCGGGACGCCATCGCGTTCTATACGGATCAGCGTGTGGTCATCTCTCGTTGGTCCAACGTCTCTGCAGACCCCCATCACCCCAAAGAATCATGA
- a CDS encoding M24 family metallopeptidase — protein MKFWLLAAVTLTLPAGMAAQAPANVPDNAPARIHPLPTLREQAVEQQAWLEQRMNRVLPELMAEYDVDMWILSMREYAEDPVFWSITSPTTFAARRRSIYVFTRQEDGAIERLALGGTAQGGVFTAFRSIRPAPTEETMELVGNEQWRLLRELVEDRDPGNIVLNIDPDWAFSDGLHTGEYEALTDALGAEYAGRVKRESRLAMNYIALRIPEMMPRYRRVTETVHAIISEAFSNAVITPGVTTTDDVLWWMRQRIQGLGYTTWFQTSVDVQREGVVPAGGPVVIQKGDLLWTDFGVVAENLHTDTQHMGYVMKDGESEVPAGLRQCLANTNRLQDILLNNMEPGLTGNEILAGTLAQMRADGIDGTMYTHPIGDHGHGAGPLIGMWDQQDGVPVRGDAVLLASTWHSTEMQTTTPVPEWGGKPASCRQEEEAYLDTDGDRHWVYRRQNRMHVVW, from the coding sequence ATGAAATTTTGGCTACTTGCCGCCGTGACCTTGACCCTTCCTGCGGGGATGGCCGCACAGGCCCCCGCTAACGTTCCGGACAACGCACCGGCGCGCATTCATCCGCTCCCCACGTTGCGTGAGCAGGCGGTAGAGCAGCAGGCCTGGCTCGAACAGCGCATGAATCGGGTGCTGCCCGAACTCATGGCGGAGTACGACGTGGACATGTGGATTCTGTCCATGCGCGAATATGCTGAGGACCCGGTGTTTTGGTCGATCACGTCGCCGACTACCTTCGCGGCGCGTCGGCGGTCCATTTACGTGTTCACGCGTCAAGAAGATGGTGCTATCGAGCGGCTGGCTCTGGGGGGGACGGCTCAGGGGGGGGTGTTCACCGCCTTTCGCTCGATCCGCCCGGCTCCGACCGAGGAGACGATGGAGTTGGTGGGAAATGAGCAGTGGCGGCTTCTCCGTGAATTGGTCGAAGACCGCGACCCCGGCAACATCGTTCTAAATATTGATCCTGACTGGGCGTTCTCAGATGGACTCCACACGGGCGAGTACGAAGCGCTCACCGATGCGTTGGGGGCGGAATACGCCGGTCGCGTGAAGCGCGAGTCACGTCTCGCCATGAACTACATAGCGCTGCGGATTCCCGAGATGATGCCGCGCTACCGTAGAGTCACAGAGACGGTGCATGCAATCATCTCTGAAGCGTTTTCCAACGCCGTGATCACCCCCGGGGTAACCACCACAGACGATGTGCTTTGGTGGATGCGTCAACGTATTCAGGGCCTCGGATACACGACCTGGTTCCAGACCTCCGTCGACGTGCAGCGAGAGGGCGTCGTGCCGGCGGGCGGGCCCGTTGTCATCCAGAAGGGTGATCTACTGTGGACTGACTTCGGCGTCGTCGCTGAGAACCTCCACACGGACACCCAGCACATGGGTTATGTCATGAAGGACGGAGAGTCCGAAGTGCCCGCCGGGTTGAGACAGTGCCTCGCGAACACCAACCGGCTCCAGGACATCCTGCTCAACAACATGGAGCCGGGCCTGACCGGAAATGAGATCCTCGCGGGCACGCTCGCTCAGATGCGGGCGGACGGCATTGATGGCACGATGTACACGCACCCCATCGGCGATCATGGCCACGGTGCTGGCCCGCTCATTGGCATGTGGGATCAGCAGGACGGTGTTCCGGTGCGTGGGGACGCGGTCCTCTTGGCGTCCACGTGGCATTCAACCGAGATGCAGACGACAACGCCCGTCCCGGAATGGGGTGGAAAACCTGCGTCCTGCAGACAGGAAGAAGAAGCCTACCTGGATACGGACGGGGATCGGCATTGGGTGTATCGCAGGCAGAACAGAATGCACGTGGTTTGGTAG
- a CDS encoding P1 family peptidase, which produces MRILSASALLLLLAASGVAAQKVPDARSLGIPLTGTPGPNNAITDVAGVEVGHSTIIRGEGRLVVGEGPVRTGVTAIMPRGRNAGDSVFAAWYSLNGNGEMTGTTWIEHSGIMESPVLITNTHSVGVVRDAVIDWMRLRDPSFLWALPVVAETYDGSLNDINGFHVKPEHAFQAIENAHGGAVEQGAVGGGTGMRCHQFKGGIGSSSRVVGEYTVGILVQCNQGLRADLRIAGLPVGEMMPQPAACYADRSIPAEALRRNVPWCDSGDDAEGALEEIPDGAGSIIIVLATDAPLLPTQIKRLVTRTSLGLARIGGMGYNGSGDIFLGFSTANREAAAARSGTPALRMLPNDRLNGLIAASVHATEEAILNAMLAAETLTGIDGYTVPALPHDRLREIIERAGPALGSSR; this is translated from the coding sequence ATGAGAATCCTCTCCGCGTCGGCTCTCTTGTTGTTGCTCGCTGCCTCAGGGGTTGCCGCGCAGAAAGTCCCCGACGCTCGGTCCCTCGGCATCCCACTCACGGGAACGCCAGGGCCGAACAACGCGATCACAGATGTGGCTGGCGTCGAGGTGGGACATAGCACGATCATTCGTGGTGAAGGGAGATTGGTCGTTGGAGAGGGTCCGGTTCGCACAGGCGTGACGGCCATTATGCCGCGCGGAAGGAATGCCGGTGATTCGGTGTTCGCAGCGTGGTATAGCTTGAACGGCAACGGTGAGATGACCGGCACTACCTGGATCGAGCACTCGGGGATCATGGAGAGCCCCGTCCTCATTACGAACACTCACAGCGTGGGTGTCGTTCGGGATGCGGTGATCGACTGGATGCGCTTGCGTGACCCGAGTTTTCTCTGGGCCCTGCCCGTCGTTGCGGAGACATATGACGGCAGCCTGAACGACATCAACGGCTTCCATGTGAAACCCGAACATGCTTTCCAGGCCATTGAGAACGCGCACGGCGGTGCCGTCGAGCAGGGTGCGGTGGGCGGTGGCACGGGCATGCGCTGCCATCAATTCAAGGGTGGTATTGGGAGCTCGTCCCGAGTGGTCGGGGAGTACACGGTCGGGATTCTCGTGCAGTGCAATCAGGGACTTCGTGCGGACCTGCGTATTGCCGGACTGCCGGTTGGCGAGATGATGCCGCAGCCCGCAGCGTGCTACGCGGATCGATCCATCCCAGCCGAGGCGCTCCGCCGCAACGTTCCCTGGTGCGATTCCGGTGACGATGCCGAGGGAGCCCTAGAGGAGATCCCGGACGGCGCAGGCTCCATCATCATCGTGCTCGCGACAGACGCTCCGCTGTTGCCGACTCAGATCAAGCGACTCGTCACTCGGACGTCATTGGGCCTCGCGCGCATCGGGGGGATGGGGTACAACGGTTCGGGCGATATCTTCCTCGGATTCAGCACGGCGAATCGTGAAGCTGCCGCGGCGCGTTCGGGGACACCGGCACTTAGAATGTTGCCGAACGACAGACTCAACGGTCTGATCGCGGCGTCTGTCCATGCCACTGAAGAAGCGATCTTAAACGCGATGCTCGCAGCAGAAACGCTGACGGGCATCGACGGATATACAGTACCTGCGCTCCCGCATGATCGTCTCCGCGAGATCATTGAACGGGCAGGGCCGGCGCTTGGAAGTTCTCGGTAG
- a CDS encoding EVE domain-containing protein: MAKQYWLMKSEPDVYSIDDLEKEGSTCWEGVRNYKARNNMQAMKIGDEVIYYHSNAKPPGAVGIARVCGLAYPDHFALKKGHKYFDAKSDPEKPRWFMVDVEFVGKFDDIVGLPELKADAALADMELIRYGRLSVQSVKKAEFTRVKKMAGYKG; this comes from the coding sequence GTGGCCAAGCAGTATTGGTTGATGAAGTCGGAGCCAGACGTCTATTCGATCGACGATCTAGAGAAAGAAGGCTCGACGTGCTGGGAAGGCGTCCGCAACTACAAGGCCCGCAACAACATGCAGGCCATGAAGATTGGCGACGAGGTGATCTATTATCACTCGAACGCCAAGCCGCCTGGAGCAGTGGGAATTGCTCGAGTCTGTGGGCTGGCCTACCCGGACCACTTCGCGCTCAAGAAGGGGCACAAGTACTTCGATGCGAAGTCTGACCCGGAGAAGCCGCGTTGGTTCATGGTCGACGTCGAATTCGTAGGGAAATTCGATGACATTGTTGGTTTGCCCGAACTGAAGGCCGACGCTGCACTCGCGGACATGGAGTTGATCCGGTACGGCCGGCTCTCTGTTCAATCCGTGAAAAAGGCCGAGTTCACCCGAGTGAAGAAGATGGCTGGGTATAAGGGATGA